CGTTCCACGAGCCCCCGCCGCCCGGCGGCTTTCCCGTCGAGACGCCGAAGAAATCCGAGTAGCCGATTTGCCTCCCCGCCGTTCGTAGCGTATCGTGACCCCGTCACAGTCACCGGAAGCGGGACTTGCGACTGCATACCCCGACCGAACGCCGTCCGCCTACCTCGCACAAGAGAGGTGGGCACGCGATGGAACCCTACTACAGCGAAAACGGAATCACGATTTTCCACGGCGATTGTCTAGAAGTCGCTGATGGGCTGGAGAGTGATTCCGTCAACCTGATCCTAACCGATCCGCCGTACAGCAGCGGAACGCGCCGTGAGGGTGCCAAGGGCGTCCGCAAGAGCATGAACCGTGAGACGGCGGACGACGCGTGGTTCGGGACTGACTGCCTTACAACCAACGGCTTTCTGTGGCTGATGCGAGGTTGCGCTCGCGAGTGGCGGCGACTGTTGAAGCCCCACAGCCACATACTGAGTTTCATTGACTGGCGGATGAATCCTGCGCTGGCCGGTGCGATCGAGACAGCGGACCTGCGACAGTCCGGCGTGGTCGTGTGGGACAAGATGATGATCGGCATGGGCGCGTGCTTCCGAAATCAGCACGAGTTCATCCTGCATTTTACATACGGCGTGGGACGCGAGCCATTCCGCCGGGACTGCCCCAACGTGCTGCGCTACCCCGCGATTCGCGGCGGCCTACATGACTGCGAGAAGCCCGTCGACCTGCTGTCGAAGTTGATCGAAGTGACAACCGACGCAGGCGAAACGGTCTGCGATTTTTTCGCGGGCAGCGGTTCGACTTTGGTAGCCGCAAAGGCTGTCGGGCGGTGCGCGATCGGCATCGAATCGGAAGAGCGATACTGCGAGATCGCCGCCAACCGCCTGCGCCAAGGCGTTCTCTTCGGATCGGAGGTGGCCTAATGGAACGGCTCCTATCGACAACCAAAGCAGGCGAGGCGCTGGGCGGCCTCCATCGTAACGACGTCTGTCGTTTGATCCGCGACGGCAAGCTCACCGCTAAGAAGCTGGTGGTCCGCGGCCGTGGTGGTAAGCCGCGCTACGCCGCCCCCCAATCCTCCATCGACCAGTTCATCCGCGAGATGCCCGACGCGAAGGGCGACGCGCGGCCGGTTCGGCGCGCGCCTCGTCGCGGGAACCTGCGCGACGTGATTGAGTTCGTTTGACGTCCCCGAACAACTGACGCTCCACATGACTCGCCACCTCTCCCAACTTCTCCCGCAGATCGCCGCGGATGTAATACTCGTCCACCGGGTAGCGGAACCGTCGGCCCATCACGACCGCGATCAGGTCGGAGTCGACGTTGGCGCCCACCATCAGCGTGCGGCCCATCGCGCGGAGCGTCTTGAACCCGGCGCGGTACCGCTCAAGTTCAAGCCCCGCCACGAACCGCTGGAAGTTCTTGCCGATCGTGTCGTTTCGCCCCGTCGTCAGCAGGCCCCGCTCGTCGCTGGTCGTTCGAGCCGCGTTGCACCGTTTCCCCTGCTCGCTCAGGAAGAACAGGTGCGGCTCGGCAGGCGTGATGCCCTTCAGCTTGAACAGTTTATCGCGATGCGCCGCGCTCGCGTCCAGCGCAGCCCACACGACCGCGGGCAACGCCGCGACGCGCGGCCTGTTGTTCTTCACGCGAGGGAAGACGACGACGCCCTGCTCGCGCTTGAACGCCTGCCGTGGGACGGCGGAGCAATCGTCCGAACCGAAGCCGGCGAACAGCGCCAGCAACATCTGCGCGTACAGGTGCGGATTGCGTTTCTTCCCCTTGGCGGCGGTCAACATGGTTCGCAGGTCGTCGACGGACCACGAACGGGCGCCGTGCTTCAGGTCGCGATCGTTGCGGTCGCGATCGATCCGCGCGGCCGTCGGCGGGTCGAAGTCGTCGCCGTAATCGGGGGACCGCATCAGGTGCTTTCGAGCGGCCACGTCCAGGGCGGCGCGAACGATGACGATGTGACGATGGGCCGCCTGCAGCCCACGCCCGACCGCTCGTGCCCGAATGGCGGTGAAGTGCTTGCCGGGCGCGGGGTCGCCGGGGTAGCCGGCGCAGAACTCTTCCAGGTCGGTGGCGAACGAGGTCGATTCCTTCAACTTGCGATCCAGCTCCATCCGGCACTTGGCGAATTGGACGGCGCTCAGTTCCCCATCGTCGAGCCGCTTCTTCTGCCGCGTCAGGTAGAGATTGACGGCGTCGCGCAGCGTGTACCGTTTGCGAGCGGCCACGACGCGGCCCATGCCCGTACGCTCGGCTTCCAGATCCGCCTTGTACTGGTCGTAGCTCTCCATCGCGTCGGCGGTGTACCGCAGTTCGCGACCGCGTCGCTTGCACATCCAGTAGCCGCGAACGTGCCAGTACAGGGGAAATTCGGGCCACGGCTTGGCGGGCTTGTTCGTGGTCGCGGGTGTGCGAACGGGTGTGCGATCGTCGCTCATGCCCTCATGTTGAACGAAATCGCCCGGAAAAACAACGCGCCTGCGAACGCTGCCAACGTCCCTGATAAGGACGAGGTCGATGGTTCGAATCCATTCGGGCCCATTTGTGGAAGCAGGCCGATCCCCATGGATCGGCCTTTTTTATGCGCCGGTGTTCCGCAGCCGCCTGCATCCTTACGCAAATGCTGGCTTGACCCTGGAACGGCACCCGCGAATCATGGGGCGGACGCGCACAAAGGAGCCGCCGATGTTGAAATCTGGCGTTGTCGTTTTAACCGCCCCATCGCCGGGCCAGTTGGCCGAGTCCCATGGCGCTTACGTGAAGGTGGACGGGCGCGAGTGCCTGTTGCGCAGCGTCGAGCTGTTCCTGAACCGCGACAACGTGAAACAGGTCCTGCTGGTGATCGATCCGGAACGGATGGATGAAGCCAAGCAAAAGTTCGGCGCGCACCTGGGCTTTTCGGGCGTAAAGGTGGTCAGCGGTGGGCCGCGCTGGTTGGACCAGATCGCCGCGGCCCAACCGAGCGTGATCGGCGAGGCGACGCACGTCATCGTGCACGACGCCGCCCGGCCGGTGGTGCCGTTTTCCGATATCGATTCCTTGATGGAAGCCGCGGCGCAGCACGAGGTCGTCGGCCTCTGCACACCCGTGCGGACGACGCTCGTGGAGACTGACGAGGGTGGGCACCCCATGGCGTACCACCTGCCCGACCGCTACGTGCAGTTGCTGACGCCGCAATGCTTCAGCGTGGGCAAGTTCGCCGAGATGGCCAAGACGAAGATGGAACTGCACGCGTCGACGGTACACCTGCTGAAGGGGTCGCCGTTCAACATGCGCGTGGGCCACGTGGGTGATGCGGTGCTGGCCAAGGCGTTTCTGGGCATGTTGCCGAAGCCGAAGAAGTCGCCTCTGAATAATCCGTTCGAGGAAGCGCAGTGGTGATGGGGTGCGGAAGAAGTGGGCGGTGGCGGTGGGCAGTCGCGAGTACATTCTCTGTACAACGCCCCCCATCGTCATCCTGAGAGGCTGTTAAAGAACACGCTCGCGTCCGTTTCGTCTGCCCGTTAACCACTCCCCTCCCCGCTCACTTGACAATTTCCGTGCCGCGACGACGCTTCGCCGCGTCGGTTTGGGACACGGAGATACGTCTATTTACCTGCTGCTTATCCAAATTGCGGTGATTTTAATCGCGAGCCGATTGCTCGGCATGCTCGCGCTGCGCATCGGGCAGCCGCAGGTGGTGGGCGAGATGCTGGCCGGCATCATGCTGGGGCCAAGCCTGCTGGGGCTCATGTCGCCAGAG
This region of Tepidisphaeraceae bacterium genomic DNA includes:
- a CDS encoding site-specific DNA-methyltransferase, encoding MEPYYSENGITIFHGDCLEVADGLESDSVNLILTDPPYSSGTRREGAKGVRKSMNRETADDAWFGTDCLTTNGFLWLMRGCAREWRRLLKPHSHILSFIDWRMNPALAGAIETADLRQSGVVVWDKMMIGMGACFRNQHEFILHFTYGVGREPFRRDCPNVLRYPAIRGGLHDCEKPVDLLSKLIEVTTDAGETVCDFFAGSGSTLVAAKAVGRCAIGIESEERYCEIAANRLRQGVLFGSEVA
- a CDS encoding 2-C-methyl-D-erythritol 4-phosphate cytidylyltransferase; its protein translation is MLKSGVVVLTAPSPGQLAESHGAYVKVDGRECLLRSVELFLNRDNVKQVLLVIDPERMDEAKQKFGAHLGFSGVKVVSGGPRWLDQIAAAQPSVIGEATHVIVHDAARPVVPFSDIDSLMEAAAQHEVVGLCTPVRTTLVETDEGGHPMAYHLPDRYVQLLTPQCFSVGKFAEMAKTKMELHASTVHLLKGSPFNMRVGHVGDAVLAKAFLGMLPKPKKSPLNNPFEEAQW